A region of the Silene latifolia isolate original U9 population chromosome 9, ASM4854445v1, whole genome shotgun sequence genome:
TTACAATCGTGTATATAGTACTCCGTAATGTGAAACAACGATATATTTTACAATAATAAGATCACTTCACGTTATTTTTGTACATGTGTATAAGACTAGTGATCTATTAAAACTTTGTTTAAATATCAAAATAAGATAAGACGTAATCAAAAGATCCATAACATAAGAATTACGTGtataaacaataaaaagaattgtCATATTGATAGTTGTGAGTTGTGACTAGCAGACTAGTGAGAACAAATTATACAAAAGTGTGCTGCTTTAGCCACATGATTAAGTATCATGATGGATGAGTGTCCTATAGTCCTACACCCATTTAGTATCACAGATTATTGTTAACGTGCATTATATAATTGTGTGTGTCCACAACGACTCGACACTACAAGTCCATATAACTTTACAGGCATATACCGCATTGCCTCAATTCATTAGATTATTAGACCACCCCAAACAAGGTCAATTGGGGGGCAATTGGTGAAAGGTCACCTTAATTCATATTTAAGCAAAAGATTAAGGTAACCCAAGGGTTGAAAATGTGAGAAGAGGTCAATTGGTGACCTTCACTTGCTCCAATTGACCCAACAATTGGCCTTACATGTGTCAATATATAATTGGTTACAAGATTTAAAATCCaattaaaaaaaagaaaactaaTAAAGTAACTAAAAGTACAAAAGAGTACAAAGCCAGAAAATATTCTGCCAAATGCCTTCTGCGTGAACTTTCATGTGCTTCaacctagacctggcaaaacgggttaacgggtcgggttcgggtcgagccaattcgggtcgggtcaattcgggtctctcgttgagttcgggttaattcgggtcgggacgggtcttttcgggtttcgggtctatttcgggtttgttgtcgggtctgttgcgggtcgggttgttttgggtcgggtcaatttcgggtcaatgaataatagagaaatagtcatttcaagtattttcggttcaattagagttatattttgtcgggtcattttcgggtttagtGGTTTTGGattgggtcattttcgggtcgggccagtacgggtcaagaaagctcgggtcatgttcgggtcgggtcgggttaattcgggtttttgggtcacattcgggtgatgtagttcgggtcacttcgggtctcgggtctcgggtcagctttttcgggtcgggtcaatcgggtcgggttgcttttgccaggtctacttcaACCTTCAACCAACTCCCTCTTCAATCAATTGGTCTTCCTtatgacgggttaccatttgtgacggatattttgtgagataaaatggtaataaaatgggttagtggagaaaggggatcacatgaatagtgttgcagagagagaaaaagtgggtactttatgaggtaaaatggtatctgtctcttgtttgtgacggataggtgccgtcacaaacaagaatttgtgctcTTCAATACTCCCTCTTCAATATCTCTGAACTCAACTACCTCTTCAACCTGCATGGAAGAAAAAATAAATGAACACATTTAACACCAACTTTCCATTTAATTGAACAATAAATTTTTTACTGTCCAAAAATTCACTATAAAATGCACAAAATCAGATTATTTACATAAAAATTACTCCTTATCTTCTGAGTAATTTTTTCAAAATCTTCAAAGTCATAAAAATTATTATCTTCTTTTACATAAGGAAAAAAAACACTTATAATCTTTTCTGATTTTCAATACAATATGGATTTAAATCATTTTGATTTTCTAAGTTATGAAAATGACGATTATATATCACCTCTAAATACTCAAAATATCGATCTAAATCAAAGTACTCCAATTCCTACTTTTACGGAATTAGTTTCGTGTGaacaaaattatgaaaattttgatTGTTTTGGAAATCCGATTTTGTTGTCCCAACTCCGGACTCAAGATTTTGTTGAGGAAacccctaatttttgtgcaaaaaaatccaaacaaaaatcattaccatcaaaaaaaaaatcaatccaaatcacttggtgaaggtcgaaattGGACCGAAAAGGAGGATGAAGCTCTTATGTCCGCTTGGTGTTTACATACCACCAACTCAATAGTTGGCAAAAACCAAAGAGTTGTCACAATATGGAGTAAGGTACACGAGTTGTATGAACAAACTCGGacagaaaatcaaaatcaaagtcaAATTGGTATTAGGAGTCTTGACGGAATGAAAAACCGTTCTAAACGACTCAATTTCCTAGTCAACAAATGGGTTGGTTGCTACGGAAAAGTTTTAAATAGACCACCCGCAAGCGGCACTAACATTGAAGACGACATTGAATTAGCTCAAAAATTATTTCGTATGGAGAACCAAAATAATGATTTTGTAGACTTTCATGTTTATAAAATCATGAGTAAATACCCAAAGTGGAGCGTACAAAATTTTCAAACGAATTTAAGTGAAAACATTAGTACCTCGGGTTCAAAAAGGTCGAGGTCGGAAATGGATTCTAGCCCTCTTAGTGTCAATTACCCGTCAAATGTTAATGTCCCGACCCCGTCTAATGATAATGTAGCAACCCCGTCTAGCCTTAATGTAGACACAAACACAAACGCCCGTCCCGAAGGACGGGAGGCAGCGAAAAAAAAGTGGAATGGTAAAGCACCTGTGGTGGTGCTCGAGTCTATGTTTTGTGAAGATGATAGGTCACTCATTAGCGGAAATAGAGACACTAATATAGAACAAATTGAGTTTCGGCAAAGAAGGATCGCAGCAGATGTTGAAATAGAACAAATTAGAGCCCAAAAAATGACTAAAAAAGCGGAGATGGGTTGGGTGAACACATTGCTCTCTCAACAAAATTTGAATGCGGCTGATCAAGATTTGAAGGACAAGCTAATGAACAAATATGTGCCATCTATTTAGTTTATTAAATCTGTTTTTATTTTCTGTTTTTATTGTTGCTTGAATTATTAATCACCAATCTAATTAATCGTcaatgtttttatgattttcatGAATTAGGCCGATTAAATTTTTTTAACAATAATCAGATCTAAATGATTAACATCCGATTAAATGATCTAAATGATTAAAATATCAAAAAATTTAACAATAAAAATACCTTAATGACCGGACAAATAATCATAACATATGAATTTAACAAATAATCAGAAAATAAGAATTTAACAAATAATCAGAAAATCAGAAAAAGACTTAATGATCGGACTAGATAAACAGAAAATAACCAGATCCTCAAAATAATCACAAAATAATCAGATCCTCAAAATGATCGGACAAATAATCAGAATTTAACAATAattatgatgaggttgatgataaTTAAACTAGAATGTACCTGCAACCCAGAAAAGAGGCGATCTAGGTCGATGATTAACACAATAATCGATGATTAACACAATAattatgatgaggttgatgataaTCAAAATGATCGGACAAATAATCGGattatgatgaggttgatgatcggATTAACCCAGAATTTAACAATAATTAACACAAAATATGATCGGattatgatgaggttgatgaatcgatctaggTTTATGATTATGATCTAGGATTATGATTATGCTTTGTGATGAATGAAAGGCGATTTGTGATGAATGAAAGAGGCAGAGGCGATGTTGAATAATGAAAGAGGCGATGTTGAATAATGAAAGAGGCGGTCTAGGTTAATGTTTGTTTTGGATATTTGTTTCGAGAAAATGAAATATTTGTTTCGGATATTTGTTTCGCATTATAAACCCGTCAACTTATATTTCTATAAACCCGTCAACTTATATTTCTACAAACCCGTCAACTTATATTTCTACAAACCTGTCAACTAATATTTCTATAAACCCGTCAACTTATATTTCTATAAACCCGTCAACTAATATTTCCATAAACCcgtcaactaatattatttttaaCCATAAGATTAGAAATATAGCCGTTGGATTGATTTTAGCCATTCGATTAGAAATATAGCCGTTGGATTGATTTCAACCATTCGATTAGAAATATAGCCGTTGGATTGATTTCAACCATTCGATTAGAAATATAGCCGTTGGATTGATTATAACCATTTGATTAGAAATATAGCCGTTGTACATAAAAACATTATATATACCTCACATAGTTATTCAACAATATCACACTCacattttctttctttcaaattaCTCTCACATTTTTCTTCTTTCAAATATCTCTCACAAAAACATTACTAAAATGTCTGATTCAAACTCCAATTCTGATTCATCAAACGATAATATTGTCGATCAAAATAGGCGTTCCGATTACCAATGGGAAGCCGAAGTCGATGAAAGATCTGAGTTAATACAAAACCTTATTACAGATCGTATAAATGCTTATGTCAACAGAAGAATCCGTCAACCAATTCCTCCTCCTAGACGTCCTAGGAGAAACATTGAGAGGAATCGTGAAGAAGGTCATAACCAATTGTACAATGACTACTTTATGAATCCAGTCTATCCCGAAGATGTATTTCGCAGGAGATTTCGCATGCACAAGCATCTATTCATGCGCATTGTTAATGCTTTATCCGCCAATGATCGATTTTTTCAACAAAGAGCTGGCGGTAATAGGAGACCTAGTTTCTCCCCAATACAGAGATGCACAACTGCTTTAAGAGTTCTAGCTTATGGTACGTCTACTGATTCAGTAGATGAGTATTTGCGTATGAGCGAGACAGCCGTAAGGGACTCTCTCAAATTGTTCGTCGAAGGTGTAATCAGTTGCTTTGGGAACGAATATCTACGGAGGCCGAACCCTCAAGATTTAGGGAGGTTACTTCATATGGGGGAAGTTCGTGGATTTCCTGGTATGCTGGGTAGCTTTGACTGCATGCACTGGGAATGGAAAAATTGTCCCACAGCGTGGGCGGGACAATATGTCGGGAGAAGTTCAAAGCCAACAATAATTTTGGAAACGGTCGCTTCGTACGATTTGTGGATATGGCATGCCTTCTTCGGTACACCAGGTTCGCTCAATGATATTAATGTTCTTCAACGTTCTCCACTCTTTAATGACGTTTTGGAAGAATCCGCCCCTAATGTTAATTTTGCGGTTAATGGCACGGAGTATAATATGGGATATTATCTTGCTGATGGTATATATCCTGGTTGGGCAACGTTTGTTAAAACAATTAGTGCGCCACAAATTCAAAAGCATAAGTTATTTGCAACTCGACAAGAGAGTTGTCGAAAAGATTCTGATTGATCCAATTAAGTCGACctcttgcttggggatggtcttatggAAAAAACAATATGGAGTTTCATTGTTGAGATGATGTGGGTAGAATTTTGCTTCTAACAATGAAACTAAGCTAGTTAACATGACCAACTAAGCTAGTTAACTAGCTTAGTTGGTCGGTCATGTTATAACAGTGTGGAGTTTCATTGTTGAGATGAATGTTCGAATTGCAATTTAGGTCACTTATGAGTAATACTTGTTATAACATGACAAACTAAACTAGTTAACATGTAGTTGTAAACTTGTAATTTAGCAGCTTGTGAAATGTAAAGTGAAACAGTTAAATACGGGCATTTTCATGCTAAGCTCCTTATCTAACAATAATCGTAATAACTTCCCGTATCTCTATATTCATCGGCAATTTGGTCTTCCTTCAAAAAGAAATATTTATCTTAAGATATAAACAAATCAAAAGCACCGTTTGGATAGATAGGACGAACTTTTTACTAGTTTGTAAACATTCTGTTTATATCTCATCTATCAtatttaaaccgttttaaataTAAAACGGATATACCATCTTAAACAGCAATTTACGATACATATTAGTGGTCTACAAAATATATTACATATGTAATATGTAACTAGTATAGACCCCGCGCAGTAAATACGTGACATttataaaatatttacattttagtGTGTATTACTTTTTTATTCAAATTTATACCTTAACTTTTTTTAATATTTCACCTTATTATATTttaatatgaaaaaaaaataaaactgcaaaactaataaaaaaatttgagTATGTCATGAATTTTgtattttaatgaatttttttatCACAAAAGGATttcattttattacttttctttaaATCATcttagtgatttttttttttcccaCAAagctaatattattagtttatatttttgttttataAAGTGCAAGTATCAATTCATTCTCAAAAAAAGATTAGCaatttgtattttataattttatacctcctttattttattttgattaaaacattataatttagaatttaatgaaaaaaagtaCATTAAAGCAAAGATAATAGTTTGGAAAAAGATCTTATTACTTTTCTTATATAACTAGATGGAGTTTGGATGGAAGAATTTGATAAGTTTTATTCGCTTAGTATATAGGAGATTATAGCAATGATTGACGATATACTTATTTTTTGGCAATGAATGAggattttatacttattttttggCAATCAATTTTTACGTTATTTTTGGGCAAGAGTTGATATGATCTAGATTTAGCCAATAGTAGAATAGAAGGATGTTATACATA
Encoded here:
- the LOC141600698 gene encoding uncharacterized protein LOC141600698, which translates into the protein MSDSNSNSDSSNDNIVDQNRRSDYQWEAEVDERSELIQNLITDRINAYVNRRIRQPIPPPRRPRRNIERNREEGHNQLYNDYFMNPVYPEDVFRRRFRMHKHLFMRIVNALSANDRFFQQRAGGNRRPSFSPIQRCTTALRVLAYGTSTDSVDEYLRMSETAVRDSLKLFVEGVISCFGNEYLRRPNPQDLGRLLHMGEVRGFPGMLGSFDCMHWEWKNCPTAWAGQYVGRSSKPTIILETVASYDLWIWHAFFGTPGSLNDINVLQRSPLFNDVLEESAPNVNFAVNGTEYNMGYYLADGIYPGWATFVKTISAPQIQKHKLFATRQESCRKDSD